TAAGGTTAAAAGAGGATATttaaatagtgtaaaagtcaaaACAATGCAATTATTAGCAAACGAAGggagtaattttttttcttccctCTAAGTAAAGTTGAGCGAGTGGGTAGGTTTACAAGGATAGAAAtggtttttatttcttttatgaTGGGGGTTTAAGTAAATTATGGACGTCAAACAATTAACATGACACTTGTAAAGTTGTAATATTGTAGCTAGATAGATCAATACTCCATATAATATACGTACAAactccaattagttaagcaagctAGTACTTCAATGTAGATTCTATTGATCCTCAGTTAGTATTGAGAGGACGGTCTTGTAACTTTATTATTTGTTCttatcaattaaaaaaaagtacttcaACTAAATGCACCATTAGATCGACTTGTACAAATAGTCGCTTTATTGCTTCATTCCATATGACTAACCAAACAAgaatacataaattaaaatgtgtAAAAAATAGTTATTACAAAACATGTAATATCTCTTCTTAATACCCTCCTATAAGAGGTGACAATTTCAAATTCATGATgaatcagaaaaaaaaaattctcttcCTTAATAATAAGCTCCAGATTTCTATCATCCGGAATATGTTCATCTGCTGTTGCTGCACCATTGCTTGCAAATTGCAATACACTCTTcaacattgaaaataattactTCAAATTCCCTACCATATGTTGCTAAAATAGCAACAATAACTGCCTTGTTCTTCTTAGATATCACACACAATAATGGACAACAAATGAGGATCAGAAGCTCCTGAAATTCTAGCACCATATGCTTTAGCTTGTAACAGGATATTCAGAGCTTTTTCTGTTATCACTTCACCTGGAATCAATACTGGAACACCAGGTGGATATGGACATATAAGTTCACCACATATTTTCCCAAGGGAGTCTTGTACATCTACCTTCTTTTTCTTGGCAAAAAATGCTTCCCTAGGAGTAAGTTTCATATCAATATCAACAAACGGTTTCAATGCAGCGCGTTTAACTCTCTGTTTCTTAGTATTCTGAAGAAGATAAACAGATGACAGATTTTGAAACCCTGTTACAAGTCTGTTAACATGCTCCCTACAACTCCCTGGAGTAAATAAAAATGTGACAGAACGAGAACCAGTTAAAACAGGGAGTACCCTTTGATCCTTGAACAAGAAATCTTGTGCTTCATACCCTGAAACATCAAGATCATGAACACCAACCGTCACTCTTAAAGGGTCAGTATTAGGAAAATCAAGGACTGAGATTCCAGGGATGTGTTTCAGATCAAGTTTAGCTTCTTCTGCTAAATGAATCGCGTTATCAAAGATTGCTTCTGGGTTTTCCTTTAACTCAGCTGCAGTAGCATCAAGTGAAGCTAAAAGCAGGAAACTTGGGCTAGTACTCTGAAGAATCTGTAAACATCTGTTGATTCTGTCTTTGTCTACTAATAAACTTTCGGATGCGTGTAACATTGATGATTGAGTAAGAGAGAGTAACACTTTGTGAGTTGATTGCACAACCACGTCAGCACCTTGCTGAAGGGCTGATCTTGGAAGTTGTGGGTGAAATCCGAAGTGTCCTCCATGAGCTTCGTCTACAATCAAAGGAATGTCGCGTGAATGACACAATGTAGCTATCTCCTTCACATTGCTGCATATCCCATTATATGTAGGGGAAGTTATGAATACTGCAGCTGGTTTTTTGCCTTCtaattccaactccttgattgCCTTCTCTACCTGTCATAAGAAAAAAAGTAAACATTTAGGCTTCATTCAGGCTCTTTTCTGTTcttattttgaattatttcagacaaaataagttcagataatataagttcagcaaaaataagttttttcaaaCCTATTCACAtacaaataaattttattcaggcaaaataagtttttttcaaagCTAAAATGAGTTTAGTTAAGCTCGGATAAGtttaaataagttcagataatataagttcagtcaaaataagtttaaTTGAAAGGAGCCCtaattttgactgaacttaattttctaaacttatctgaacttattttatcttaaaaatccttattttgtctgaaataagtcaaaataagtcgaacaaaacAGAGCCTTAGCCATAAAGACTAAAAACTAAATGAAAATACAAACAATTTTCAAATGAAGTTACCTCTGATGGAGACACAGAAGTAGCAGCATCCCAATGAGAATCATAATCAGGAAATATATACTTGGGAGTGGCTCCACACAAAGACAATGCAGAGATTGCTGATATATGACAGTTTCGAGGAAGAATCAAAGTGTCCCCAGAATTGCAAGTACCCATAATAGCAGCAAGAACACCACAAGTAGAACCTCCAAGAAGAAACCAAGTTTGTGATGATCCAAACACTTTTGCAGCTTGTTTCTCAGCTTCAAGAATGGGGCTTTGTTGGGTGAATTGATCCTCGATTTCACTCAAGTCATAAAGAAAGGGTAAATCACCAATGAGTCGAGTTAACGAAGATGGAGCTGCAAGGCCTTTGTTATGTCCTGGGAACTGGAAAGTTGCATGTTTTTCTTCTATTGCTTTTTCAATTGCACTAACTAATGGAGTACTGCAAACCTTTGTTTCTTGAGGGATCAAATCCTTGTTCAATGTTTTCCATGTTTTTGCATTTTGGAATTCATCTTTGCCATTTTGTTCAAGAATGCTACTTCCCTGCAATAAGATGATTATACCCAAATGAGTTTCACCTTCTAACAAGACTTGAGGGGATCCCCAAATCAAATCCATAAGCAAACTTCACCCATTTAAGAAGATACTCCTTCCGTTTTACACACTTTTCGTGCTATGCACggttttatgttttaattaaactagcTTTTGAATCCGTTTAAAAAACGGGCGGATGTATAGGTAATATTAATGAAAAACATGTGGAaagtcattttttttaattttcaaagtaaaattACCATCTCAAGGTAAATccattaaagaaaaaaaaatgaaatccaaGAAATAGACATGCAGCAAGTAAAatactttattttaaaatattagtataaATTACTTCTCACACTTCTATTTTACCTTAGATTAAATGTGATATACTACGTCCGTTTCAAAATAATCTTTGCACttttcgttttagtccgttttataattttctttacactttgctttattttattttttccacAAAAATTTACTACTTTACCCTTCTTACCtcataatatttacaattttccactcactttctcttactttatttttttttcttacattcacccatatttttacacatttttcTTAAATTATCTATATgttattcaaccaacttttctaCTTTAATTTTGTCTTAAAATTTGTATAAATATAACTGTGAAAATCTTcatgaaacagaggtagtacttTGTAGGACTATGTTTCtcttataaatataaataaatcacaaacaaaagtcttgcgcgcacaaggtgtacaataaatttattgtacaccaagattacttttatgtagttttttgtaactttaacctacttttttgtaacttttatattataaaaataaaaaattgatagataaacattttaaagggttaaatgtttaatttatacattattagtgattttgaagaaataatttttattcaaatgaaaaaatttatcactaaaaaatagataacttttacatatataaatataacttttaattattttgagtcaacttttactctggtgtacaatatttattgtgcaccacttataaataagaatttgtgaatcaCAAAACTTAATCAAAGGAAAGTATGTTAATATTATAAAAGTACAAAAAGTGTCAAAACCAAAAtaatcaataaataaataaagacaAAAGAAATACAACTAAGAAACTTTTGGCTTT
This sequence is a window from Spinacia oleracea cultivar Varoflay chromosome 1, BTI_SOV_V1, whole genome shotgun sequence. Protein-coding genes within it:
- the LOC110783965 gene encoding uncharacterized protein, which translates into the protein MAPTPSSFSHLVSNGSSILEQNGKDEFQNAKTWKTLNKDLIPQETKVCSTPLVSAIEKAIEEKHATFQFPGHNKGLAAPSSLTRLIGDLPFLYDLSEIEDQFTQQSPILEAEKQAAKVFGSSQTWFLLGGSTCGVLAAIMGTCNSGDTLILPRNCHISAISALSLCGATPKYIFPDYDSHWDAATSVSPSEVEKAIKELELEGKKPAAVFITSPTYNGICSNVKEIATLCHSRDIPLIVDEAHGGHFGFHPQLPRSALQQGADVVVQSTHKVLLSLTQSSMLHASESLLVDKDRINRCLQILQSTSPSFLLLASLDATAAELKENPEAIFDNAIHLAEEAKLDLKHIPGISVLDFPNTDPLRVTVGVHDLDVSGYEAQDFLFKDQRVLPVLTGSRSVTFLFTPGSCREHVNRLVTGFQNLSSVYLLQNTKKQRVKRAALKPFVDIDMKLTPREAFFAKKKKVDVQDSLGKICGELICPYPPGVPVLIPGEVITEKALNILLQAKAYGARISGASDPHLLSIIVCDI